GGCTATGGTTTGATGAACTGCCGATCACCACAATGGAACTGTACGACAGATTAAAAGCTCGTGGTGTATTGATTGTTCCGGGTGAATACTTCTTTATCGGCCAAGAAGACGAGTGGGATCATGCTCATCAGTGCCTGCGTATGAACTACGTACAAGACGATGAAGCAATGCAAAAAGGTATTGCGATCATTGCTGAAGAAGTGAAAAAGGCTTACAGCGAAAGCAAATAGAGATTTCCTAATCGGTCGTTCCTCCCTCTATGGAATGACGTTAGAAGGACAAACAAAAAGAGCACCTCATGAGGTGCTCTTTCACTTTTACTTCCCGATAGTTTTTAGCTCTAAGGAGCTAACAGTAATTAACCTTCTAGTAGGCTATTACCATTGATAGCAATCTTACGTGGTTGCATCGCTTCTGGGATTTCGCGTTCTAGGTCGATGTGAAGAAGACCATTTTCCATGCTTGCACCTACCACTTTTACGTAGTCAGCCAGTTGGAATTTGCGCTCAAAATCGCGCTCTGCAATACCTTGATATACGAAGGTTTTCTCTGCTTCTGCTTTACGCTCACCTTTCACAATTAGCATGTTCTCTTTTTGAGTTAGATCTAATTGGTCATCAGCAAAACCAGCAACGGCCATAGTAATACGGTAGTTGTTCTCGTCTTTTTGCTCGATGTTGTATGGAGGGTAACCGCCAGAAGAGTTCTTCGATGTGTTCGCTTCCATCATGTTGAATAGACGATCGAAGCCGATTGCGTTGCGGTAAAGTGGAGTGAAATCTACAGTTCTCATAATGCTATCCTTTTAGTAAGCAATAGTCTTAGCTGTGAACTTTACTTAGATCGAACCTGTGTATGACCCAGTAAACAGCTAAGAGATTCAATTCGCATTCCTCGGGTTTCACCTCTATTGGCGACAACACTGGGACATGGCAATGAATCAATTTTTAAGTTGTGTGCTGCCAAAGTTATCCTCTATTGAGCGACACTCTAGAAACGGTTATGAAGGTTCTGTTTCTTCTCTTGTAGAGCAAGACAGTCATCCTCTTCACAACTAGATATGTGGATTGAGCAAAATAGTTTCAAGGGATTATTTTCAATTATTTTTCCAATCCAATATTTTTCAATACCTTACAAATACAAAAAAGCACTATCCAAAGGACAGTGCTTTTTAAAATTTTAGTTTTTTGAGACG
This region of Vibrio sp. BS-M-Sm-2 genomic DNA includes:
- a CDS encoding Hsp20 family protein; the protein is MRTVDFTPLYRNAIGFDRLFNMMEANTSKNSSGGYPPYNIEQKDENNYRITMAVAGFADDQLDLTQKENMLIVKGERKAEAEKTFVYQGIAERDFERKFQLADYVKVVGASMENGLLHIDLEREIPEAMQPRKIAINGNSLLEG